In Candidatus Babeliales bacterium, the following proteins share a genomic window:
- a CDS encoding DMT family transporter, with protein MFLLISTFFLLASAIIANKFALSVLSPMALVAIRMLGGGLVLLWYERSALKNIKNFILPLTLIALCTTFINSLLKAYALQHLPSSKAALIAGLDPIVTAMIAFVTLQEALNVQQFLAIALAMIGSASLCYDGISGWGTGAPIASCAAFAAMVIGRYGWIKAQKILVDTHLTPRQLNAGMMIISGSIALAWLMASPTDFFLQLSHLNSRKLIFAVLYTTFIGNVLAYPLYASLLKKYSATLLSLFGFLIPVFVTLLAIPVLSETCTSRVIISGAIMFAGVALFIKSSK; from the coding sequence GTGTTTTTGCTTATATCTACCTTCTTTTTACTAGCTTCCGCTATTATCGCCAACAAGTTTGCGTTGAGCGTTCTTTCGCCCATGGCGCTCGTTGCGATTCGAATGCTTGGTGGCGGATTAGTACTTTTATGGTACGAACGATCCGCTCTCAAAAATATTAAGAATTTTATTTTGCCACTTACCCTTATTGCGCTTTGTACCACCTTCATTAATTCACTTCTTAAAGCGTACGCGTTGCAACACCTCCCCTCAAGCAAGGCGGCTCTCATTGCTGGTCTCGATCCGATTGTTACCGCGATGATCGCTTTTGTGACGCTCCAAGAAGCGCTTAATGTTCAGCAATTTCTAGCAATCGCTCTGGCAATGATCGGCAGCGCTTCACTTTGCTATGATGGTATTTCAGGATGGGGCACTGGAGCTCCCATCGCTAGTTGCGCAGCGTTTGCTGCTATGGTAATCGGCAGGTATGGATGGATAAAGGCACAAAAGATTTTGGTCGATACTCATCTGACCCCCCGACAACTCAATGCTGGTATGATGATTATTTCCGGATCGATTGCACTCGCTTGGCTCATGGCCAGCCCAACCGATTTTTTTTTGCAACTCTCCCACCTGAATTCACGTAAACTTATTTTTGCGGTTCTTTACACCACCTTTATAGGAAATGTTTTGGCGTATCCGCTCTATGCATCACTTCTCAAAAAATATTCAGCTACGCTTCTTTCTCTTTTTGGTTTTTTAATTCCGGTTTTTGTAACATTACTCGCAATTCCTGTTCTTTCAGAAACCTGCACAAG
- the miaA gene encoding tRNA (adenosine(37)-N6)-dimethylallyltransferase MiaA — protein MSTIKKSCPDLLDRQRQKISQKQPAIIIYGPTAVGKTDLAIELARLMNGVMINCDLGQFYEPLSIGTAKPSLDQLDIPYALFDIVSQPRPITAVEYGRLAVQALEQAGQKGQTPIIVGGSGFYCMSLLFPMNEPMHIKSAPTADRPPYSWKLLEQIDPARARAIHHNDEYRIKRALDIWYETGQLPSSVRPEYRPFGPYIFIMVTREREDLYARINQRTDQMLALSDDKTLNWIKEVQMLSPEWQQFVSQKKILGYDDVVRFVHNADYSAPAYKMLNETIAQKTRNYAKRQLTFGAMMVRTLGNLEDGPSIITINLTTTNSCDAALYIKEMIAQKKGLL, from the coding sequence ATGAGCACCATAAAAAAATCTTGCCCGGATCTCCTTGATCGCCAACGGCAAAAAATATCGCAGAAACAACCTGCGATTATTATTTACGGACCTACCGCCGTTGGTAAAACTGATTTGGCGATTGAACTGGCACGCTTGATGAATGGTGTGATGATTAATTGTGATCTAGGGCAATTTTATGAGCCACTTTCGATAGGAACTGCAAAACCATCACTTGATCAACTGGATATTCCGTACGCATTATTTGATATAGTTTCTCAGCCGCGGCCAATCACTGCGGTTGAGTATGGCCGTTTAGCGGTGCAAGCACTAGAACAAGCTGGACAAAAAGGGCAGACGCCAATAATTGTTGGTGGCAGCGGTTTTTATTGTATGTCACTCCTTTTTCCCATGAATGAACCTATGCATATAAAAAGTGCACCGACGGCTGATCGACCACCGTATTCATGGAAACTTCTTGAGCAGATCGATCCGGCGCGCGCTCGCGCGATTCACCATAATGATGAGTACCGGATAAAACGTGCACTGGACATTTGGTACGAAACTGGTCAATTGCCATCTTCCGTTCGGCCAGAGTACCGTCCTTTCGGACCATATATCTTTATAATGGTGACACGAGAACGAGAAGATCTTTATGCGCGGATAAATCAGCGCACCGATCAAATGCTGGCATTATCGGATGATAAAACGCTCAACTGGATAAAGGAAGTCCAGATGCTTTCTCCAGAATGGCAGCAGTTTGTGTCGCAAAAAAAAATTCTTGGGTACGATGACGTTGTACGCTTTGTACACAATGCAGACTATTCTGCACCTGCGTACAAAATGCTCAATGAAACGATCGCACAAAAAACGCGTAACTATGCAAAGCGGCAACTTACTTTTGGGGCAATGATGGTACGCACTCTTGGAAATCTTGAAGATGGGCCTTCAATTATTACCATTAACTTAACAACTACCAATAGTTGCGACGCGGCGCTGTATATTAAGGAAATGATCGCACAAAAAAAAGGATTATTATGA
- a CDS encoding SPOR domain-containing protein encodes MKDLHDINCTCNCHQDPCVILDRTQTAVATSLLIVLLIGVFCAGYLMGKKAAVDMFTHDVNEQSFADRLHHSMTTLYGTEQSVLDGATNQDGQNKEEVTTQDLPAHAAIPHPKIDASAQTAASYYAQLMRSNVQKDAQVLVARLQKRGIATTIVKRVSSGRSRDGKPITKTWYTVNTASYTTRPEVEALISSIKITEPSLKKVQILQTKNRTQ; translated from the coding sequence ATGAAAGATTTACATGATATAAATTGTACTTGTAACTGCCATCAAGATCCTTGTGTGATACTTGATAGAACTCAAACGGCAGTTGCAACATCTTTATTGATCGTATTATTAATAGGTGTATTTTGCGCCGGTTATTTAATGGGTAAAAAAGCGGCAGTGGATATGTTTACGCATGATGTTAACGAACAATCATTTGCTGATCGCTTACATCATTCAATGACAACACTTTATGGAACTGAACAATCAGTTCTTGATGGAGCTACCAATCAAGATGGTCAAAATAAAGAAGAAGTAACAACTCAGGATCTACCTGCGCATGCAGCTATTCCTCATCCAAAGATTGATGCAAGTGCTCAAACAGCCGCGTCTTATTATGCTCAGTTGATGAGATCAAACGTACAAAAAGACGCTCAAGTTTTAGTTGCCCGATTGCAAAAAAGAGGAATTGCAACTACGATAGTAAAACGAGTAAGCTCAGGTCGTTCGCGTGACGGTAAACCGATCACAAAAACTTGGTATACGGTCAACACCGCATCATATACAACAAGACCTGAAGTAGAAGCACTTATTAGTTCAATAAAAATAACCGAACCGTCGTTGAAAAAAGTGCAGATACTCCAAACAAAAAATCGCACTCAATGA
- a CDS encoding CarD family transcriptional regulator: protein MMVRFELNEKVVYPGHGVAKINRIVEKVISGKTTTLYELRFINKEMTILVPVNSLEVNGIRPLSSQDSIEVVFELLSQPSPRKAHQQVTSNWKHRNKAYQGKLKENNLRATAEIYRDLKSIELNKELSFCEKNLLLQAEMLLAQEIAHVQKIGEEKAIEHLRSFFGSIGHKASQQIL, encoded by the coding sequence ATGATGGTTCGTTTTGAACTGAACGAAAAAGTTGTATACCCGGGACATGGTGTCGCCAAAATTAATCGTATTGTAGAAAAAGTTATTTCTGGAAAAACAACAACTCTTTATGAATTGAGATTCATAAATAAAGAGATGACAATTTTGGTACCGGTTAATAGTCTTGAGGTGAATGGGATTCGCCCACTCAGTTCTCAAGATAGCATTGAAGTAGTTTTTGAATTACTTTCTCAGCCATCTCCAAGAAAAGCCCATCAACAAGTTACGAGTAATTGGAAGCACAGAAATAAAGCTTATCAGGGAAAACTAAAAGAGAATAATCTGAGAGCGACTGCTGAAATTTATCGAGATCTAAAATCTATAGAACTTAATAAAGAGCTTTCTTTTTGCGAGAAGAATCTTTTGCTGCAAGCTGAGATGCTTTTGGCGCAAGAAATTGCCCATGTGCAAAAAATTGGTGAAGAAAAAGCTATAGAACATTTACGATCTTTTTTTGGATCGATAGGCCACAAAGCATCACAACAAATACTATAA